AGCTTGGAGCAGAGCCTCCAACGACGTGGGCCGAGGCCATTCAGATTGGTAAGGAAGCTCAGGAACAGGGGCTCGCGAACTATGGGTACACCTTGCGGACGCAGGGATCCAAAGGCGGAGGAACTCAGGTCACCTACGACTTTTTGGCGATCATGTATTCGTATGGGGCCAATTGGTTCAAAGATGAAGGAACGGATTGGACTCCGAACCTCTCGAGCCCTGAAGGAATCAAAGCCGCCACAACGCTGAGAGAGCTCGCGAAGCTCGGCCCGAGTGCAACCGCGACCATTGGACAGGCACAGGTCATCGGCGCAATGCAGGCCGGGGAAACGGCACAGGTGCAGGCGGTTGCCGCCGCGGCACCCAACTTCCTCGACGAGGCGAACTCCAATGTCGTCGAGAACGTCGGTTTCGCTCCGTTGCCCGGAGGCGACGCGGGGCCTGCAGCAGCGAGCGGCGTGTGGGCGCTGACCGTCCCGGCCGGGCTTACTGACGAAAGGTCACAAGCTGCTCTGGACTTCATCACGTGGATGGGCTCGAAGGAGGCGCAGGTTGCGTTTACAGAAGCAGGCGGAATTCCAACGAGAGACGACATCCTCGAATCCGTCGACGTGTCCGATGGGGAACTCGCGTACTTGAACGCAATTCAAGAGGCACTTCCCAACGTGAACAAGCACGTCCGCTATACGTTCGGAGCGAAGATGGCTCCGATCACGGAGAAGTATCTCGCACAGATTGCTGCAGGGTCGATCAGTCCAGAAGAGGGTGTGAAGGCGATCGATGAAGAACTCACGCCGATCATCGAAGAGGCCGGCTACCCGATGGGAGGCGGCAAGTGACCGCAGCCGGGGAGTTACGGAAAAATCCGTCAACTCCCCGGCGGCGCCCTCGTTCCCTTAACCGGGGGCGAGGGTTCGCTACCATCGCCCTCGCGCCGTTTCTCGCGTTCCTCGCAGTATTTGCGCTCTATCCGCTGGGCGAACTCGTACGACTCGCCTTCTCCGACACTCAGATCGTGGACGGACTGTTCGTTTCCAGTTCGTCCGGTTTTGCGAACTTTGCGGAAGTCTGGGCGGATCCGACGACGCAGCAATCTGTCGTGGTCACGATTCTCTTCATCGCGGTGACAGTGATAGGTACGGTAGGGCTCGGAACGACGCTGGCTTTGCTTGTAGACCGAGCGGGCTGGAGCCGAGCCCTCGCACGTAACGTGTTCGTCTGGCCCGCGGTCGTGGCGCCTGTTGTCGTGAGCCTCATGTGGTTGCTCCTGCTGAGCCCTACGGTTGGCGGCTTCAATAAGGTGCTCTTGAACTGGGGGCTGCCGACACAATCGTGGCTCAACTCTGAGAGCGGTGCGTTCCTGTCGGTCGCCGTCGTCGATATCTGGCACTGGACACCCATCGTCTTCCTGTTCGTTTATGCGGCGCTACAAGGAGTCTCGAAAGAAGTCCTCGAGGCGGCGCGTATGGACGGCGCGACTGAGTGGCAAATCACAATGCGGGTCGTCATCCCGATGCTCATGCCCGCGATCCTTGTGGTGACTCTGGTCCGTCTTGTCTCCAGCATCAAAGCATTTGACGAGATGTACTTGCTTACTCGTGGCGGACCAAACGGAGCAACGAATATCGTCAGCCTCCATATCCGTACGCTCTTCTTTGATCAGCTTGAGTTTGGTACCGCTGCCGCGCTCAGCGTGTCAGTAGTTGCCATCGTCTTGGCGGTTGTCGGCGGAGCCTTCTTTGCGCGTCGCATCTCGGCTCTCGGCATTAAGTGAGGTTTGGGCGGAAATGAGTGCACATTCAATGACATCAGAGCCGTCGACGAGGACGACTGTCCTTCGTCAGGGTGCCCGTCGCCCAGCTCGGCAACGGTCACGCGGTTCGGTACTTGTCGACGTCATCATTCTGATTACAGCAATAGCAACTGTCATCCCGATCGCGTGGACGCTCTTTCAGTCGTTCCTGCCTAATCGTGCGATCGTGAATCGATCGTGGGATTTTCCGTTCTGGATCGGCAATTTCACCGAGGTACTGTCCCCAGAAAGTTCCTTCATTGCGCAAATTGGGAATTCGCTCGTGATCACCGCTGGAACGGTGCTTCTGTGCTTGATTCTCGGAGCGCTGTCGGGCTACGCGCTATCGCGGCTTTCTCCATCGAAGTGGCTGACCATCCCGGCATTAGTACTTGCGGCGTTCCTGCCGCTTGTGCCGCCGATGACATTGGTGCCCGGACTGTATCTGACGATGGGCTCTCTCGGGCTCCTCGGTTCGAACCTCGGGCTGATATTCATCAACACGTTGTTCAACCTGCCGTTCGCGGTGCTCCTGCTACGCTCATTCTTCAGCCAGATCCCGGAGGAACTGCGCGAAGCTGCCCTCGTCGACGGCGCCTCGGAGGCTCGAGCCTTCTTCTCCGTTGCGCTTCCGCTTGTGAGGCCAGGTCTGGCCTCCGTCGGCATCTACGTCGCCATTATGGCGTGGAACGAGTTCCTTTTCGGGCTCACCATGACCTCGGGTGGCCCATCTGCGCCCCTGACGGTCGGGATCGCTTCGCTGGTGCAGCCGTTTGACGTGACCTGGGGTGAAATGGCAGCGGCGGGAACGATCGCAGCCGTCCCTATCGTCGTACTCGCGATTGTGGCAAACCGATACATCGTCACTGGCATGACTGCCGGCGCCGTCAAGGGCTAAAGCCTAGCAAGCCACCCTCTCGTTAGACAGGTACTTCTGGCTAGCGCCTCTCCGGTGAAGAGCGTCGGCGTTTGTCGGACGAACTGCGCGAGGCAGGGTCGAACACTGACACGCGGAACGAGCTTGTCCAATGCGCGCCGCTTGTGGATCGCATCGAATACTGTCGAGCCATTGAAGCCTGGGTTGCGGATCAACGCTCGGAGATCGTCGGATGGTTGGATTGAAGCGGGCGTACCAGCAGACGCACCTTCTGCATCAGGTTCGCTGCGGCTGGGTGACTCCGACAGCGATCGTCTATACGCGGGTTTGTTCTGGTCATTCCAGACCATCCCGCTTGCGTGAGGGAGGGATGCTGCAGTGTCTCGGCCCGTCGAGCGGGGCTGTTGCCACTCGACGCGCGTTTTCAATGCGCTGATACCGGCATCATCGGCAACTGCCCGCGCGACAGCGAGAATCTTCGAGTTGGAGCCAGCAGAACGTGCGCACAGCGGTGCTCACTTCCCTTCTCGACTCGATCGCGACAGAATGTCAGAACAAACCTAACGGAGCCGGGCAGGCATCTGACAGCCCGCCGAGAAGGGATCACTCATGCCGCTCGTTCGCATTGACCTCAACGAAGGCCGCAGTCCAGAGCAGGTGCGCGGCATCGCCGACGCCATTCACGACGCGATCGTCGCCGAATACGGCATCCCTGATCGCGATCGATTTCAGATCATCACCGAGCACACGTCGGGGCAGATCATCGCCGAAGACGCCGGCCTCGGGTTTGAGCGCAGCGACGGTGTCGTTATGATCCAGATCTTCACACAGGCCGGTCGAACGGATGCTGCCAAGCAGTCGCTCTACGCGACCATCGCCGAGCGGCTCAACGCTATCGGCGTTACAGGCAACGACGTCTTTCTCGGGTACGTCGAGAACGGTCCTCAAGACTGGACGTTTGGGTTCGGCCGCGCTCAGTATCTCACGGGCGAGCTGGGCGTTCCGGAGGCGTCATGACGGTGAAGATCGGCCTCGTCGGCTTCGGCGCTGGGGGCAGGTGGTTTCATGCACCGTTCATCGCGGCATCTGATGAGTGCGAGCTCGTCGGCATTGTCACGCGCTCACCCGAGCGTCAGCGCCTCGCTCGCGACGAGTACCCGGCAGCGTACATCTGCGACTCCCTTGCCGATCTCGCGGCACTTGGGGTCGACGCGGTCGTGATCACGACTCCACCACAGACCCGCAAAGAGCTCGTGCTCGAGGCGATCGCGCTCGGGCTGCCCA
This DNA window, taken from Paramicrobacterium agarici, encodes the following:
- a CDS encoding extracellular solute-binding protein, which gives rise to MNVKRWRVPGVVAAIAGGSLILSGCSGGGGGALGEGGGDGSSLVVITNESPWLGAYEAAIKVYEEESGVSVDLRTVPYDEVRTQILNDVQSGSHAYDVYQLDEPWMPEFFENEWVVPFTDIDPSYKEDPAINSYGNFTHWDAEKRISSESGEAMSIPLNGNIQILSYRTDVYEELGAEPPTTWAEAIQIGKEAQEQGLANYGYTLRTQGSKGGGTQVTYDFLAIMYSYGANWFKDEGTDWTPNLSSPEGIKAATTLRELAKLGPSATATIGQAQVIGAMQAGETAQVQAVAAAAPNFLDEANSNVVENVGFAPLPGGDAGPAAASGVWALTVPAGLTDERSQAALDFITWMGSKEAQVAFTEAGGIPTRDDILESVDVSDGELAYLNAIQEALPNVNKHVRYTFGAKMAPITEKYLAQIAAGSISPEEGVKAIDEELTPIIEEAGYPMGGGK
- a CDS encoding carbohydrate ABC transporter permease, which encodes MDGLFVSSSSGFANFAEVWADPTTQQSVVVTILFIAVTVIGTVGLGTTLALLVDRAGWSRALARNVFVWPAVVAPVVVSLMWLLLLSPTVGGFNKVLLNWGLPTQSWLNSESGAFLSVAVVDIWHWTPIVFLFVYAALQGVSKEVLEAARMDGATEWQITMRVVIPMLMPAILVVTLVRLVSSIKAFDEMYLLTRGGPNGATNIVSLHIRTLFFDQLEFGTAAALSVSVVAIVLAVVGGAFFARRISALGIK
- a CDS encoding carbohydrate ABC transporter permease, which codes for MNRSWDFPFWIGNFTEVLSPESSFIAQIGNSLVITAGTVLLCLILGALSGYALSRLSPSKWLTIPALVLAAFLPLVPPMTLVPGLYLTMGSLGLLGSNLGLIFINTLFNLPFAVLLLRSFFSQIPEELREAALVDGASEARAFFSVALPLVRPGLASVGIYVAIMAWNEFLFGLTMTSGGPSAPLTVGIASLVQPFDVTWGEMAAAGTIAAVPIVVLAIVANRYIVTGMTAGAVKG
- a CDS encoding tautomerase family protein — encoded protein: MPLVRIDLNEGRSPEQVRGIADAIHDAIVAEYGIPDRDRFQIITEHTSGQIIAEDAGLGFERSDGVVMIQIFTQAGRTDAAKQSLYATIAERLNAIGVTGNDVFLGYVENGPQDWTFGFGRAQYLTGELGVPEAS